The genome window ATTTACCTAAGTTTTATGGGTATGGGATTATTTAAAGGGGAGAATTAAGGGCAGATTAAAATTTACAAATAATGGGATTTTAAACTAAAGATTTTCGATAAATTTCATTATCCATTATTAATTCTCAATTCTCAATTATTTATGAATATCCTTGTTAATTCTTCGCTGATAAATAATAATATTAGAGAACCTTTGATATAGAGAAATAGGCGATGACCTTAGAATATCCCGAAGATTTAAAATATCTTGATTCCCATGAGTATGTACGCATAGAAGATGACGAAGACATTGCCACTATCGGCTTGAGTGCTTTTGCCCTTGAGGAATTGGGGGATGTGGTCTTTTTGGAGTTGCCAGAATTAGGAGATGCGATCGCCTCTGGGGACAATATTGGTACGGTAGAATCGGTTAAGGCAGTGTCGGAAATTTATGCTCCCGTATCAGGCACAGTAATTGACCGTA of Cyanobacterium sp. HL-69 contains these proteins:
- the gcvH gene encoding glycine cleavage system protein GcvH, which codes for MTLEYPEDLKYLDSHEYVRIEDDEDIATIGLSAFALEELGDVVFLELPELGDAIASGDNIGTVESVKAVSEIYAPVSGTVIDRNEMLIEQPEAIADDPYGEGWLVKVRLDNSSEELEDALSAEEYRAMVEPEV